In Candidatus Palauibacter australiensis, the following are encoded in one genomic region:
- the rpmE gene encoding 50S ribosomal protein L31 codes for MKAGIHPEYAPAKITCACGRETETASTVGEIHVEICSHCHPFFTGRQKLVDTAGRVERFIAKYGDRNARGGKDEKTEPEEAAEEEAVVADA; via the coding sequence ATGAAGGCAGGCATACATCCGGAGTACGCACCCGCGAAGATCACCTGTGCGTGCGGCCGGGAGACGGAGACCGCCTCGACGGTGGGCGAGATTCACGTGGAGATCTGTTCGCACTGCCACCCCTTCTTCACGGGGCGGCAGAAGCTCGTCGACACGGCGGGCCGCGTGGAGCGGTTCATCGCCAAGTACGGTGATCGGAACGCCCGCGGCGGCAAGGATGAAAAGACGGAGCCGGAAGAGGCGGCCGAGGAGGAGGCAGTGGTGGCGGATGCCTGA
- a CDS encoding DinB family protein — protein MTYDALIVLLDFHYWARDGTLDAVERITPGEFRRDLGSSFRSIRDTLAHVVSAEWVWCSRWRGHFPTQHLPADDFETAADIRARWMEEETRVRHFVTELGPEDIHRVVDYRFFDGEPMRAVFWHMLQHVVNHATYHRGQVTTMLRQLGADPPRNQGLIGFYLEQT, from the coding sequence ATGACCTACGACGCGTTGATCGTCCTTCTCGACTTCCACTACTGGGCCCGCGACGGTACGCTGGACGCCGTCGAGCGCATCACGCCCGGAGAGTTCCGCCGAGACCTGGGGAGCAGCTTCCGCTCCATCCGCGACACCCTCGCCCACGTCGTATCGGCCGAATGGGTCTGGTGTTCACGTTGGCGGGGACACTTTCCGACGCAGCATCTGCCCGCCGACGACTTCGAGACGGCGGCCGACATTCGCGCACGCTGGATGGAGGAAGAGACGCGCGTCCGCCACTTCGTCACGGAACTCGGCCCCGAGGACATCCACCGCGTGGTGGATTACCGGTTCTTCGATGGCGAACCGATGCGCGCCGTTTTCTGGCACATGCTGCAGCATGTCGTCAACCACGCCACCTACCACCGCGGGCAGGTGACAACGATGCTCCGCCAGCTCGGCGCCGACCCGCCCCGGAACCAGGGTCTCATCGGCTTCTATCTCGAGCAGACCTAG
- the prfA gene encoding peptide chain release factor 1 encodes MMSDRDTLEGRLREAAERYEALARRMAEPEVLSDMALLRDAAREHSALEPLARAAERHFKLLDDLRQAREVAAESDGELAEMAAAEVAELEAEREGAREELRRLLVPKDPLDDRPAVVEIRAGTGGDEAALFAADLYRMYARFAQDSGWAVELISTSEGALGGVKEIVFVVRGSDAYGRLRYESGVHRVQRVPETESQGRLHTSAATVAVLPEAEEVDVEIDPADLKIDVFRSSGPGGQSVNTTDSAVRITHGPTGLVVSCQDEKSQHKNKARALKVLRSRLLDRLVAEQEAERARERRTQVGTGDRSMKIRTYNFPQNRVTDHRIHFTSHRLEAILAGDLDEVIEALRLAGTEERMAAGAG; translated from the coding sequence ATGATGTCGGATCGGGACACGCTCGAGGGTCGCCTGCGCGAAGCCGCCGAGCGGTACGAGGCGCTGGCGCGCCGGATGGCGGAGCCGGAGGTGCTGTCGGACATGGCCCTCCTGCGGGACGCGGCGCGCGAACACTCGGCGCTGGAGCCGCTGGCGCGCGCCGCGGAGCGCCACTTCAAGCTCCTCGACGACCTGCGTCAGGCGCGCGAGGTCGCGGCGGAGTCCGATGGCGAGCTGGCCGAAATGGCCGCGGCCGAGGTCGCCGAACTCGAGGCCGAACGGGAAGGGGCGCGGGAAGAACTCCGCCGGCTCCTGGTGCCGAAGGACCCGCTGGATGACCGGCCCGCCGTGGTGGAGATCCGCGCCGGGACGGGCGGCGACGAAGCCGCGCTCTTCGCGGCGGACCTGTACCGGATGTACGCGCGCTTCGCCCAGGATTCCGGCTGGGCCGTGGAACTCATCAGTACGAGCGAGGGCGCGCTCGGGGGGGTCAAGGAGATCGTCTTCGTCGTGCGCGGATCCGATGCCTACGGCCGTCTTCGCTACGAGTCCGGCGTCCACCGCGTCCAGCGCGTGCCCGAAACCGAGAGCCAGGGTCGGCTACATACTTCCGCGGCGACGGTGGCCGTGCTCCCGGAGGCCGAGGAAGTCGACGTCGAGATCGATCCCGCCGACCTCAAGATCGATGTCTTCCGCTCCTCCGGGCCCGGCGGACAGTCCGTGAACACGACCGACTCCGCCGTGCGGATCACGCACGGGCCGACCGGGCTCGTCGTGTCATGCCAGGACGAGAAGTCGCAGCACAAGAACAAGGCGCGGGCGCTCAAGGTGCTGCGGAGCCGGCTGCTCGACCGGCTCGTCGCCGAGCAGGAGGCCGAGCGGGCGCGCGAGCGGCGGACTCAGGTGGGGACGGGCGACCGCTCGATGAAGATCCGAACGTACAACTTCCCGCAGAACCGCGTGACGGACCACCGTATCCACTTCACGAGCCACCGGTTGGAGGCGATCCTCGCCGGCGACCTGGACGAGGTCATCGAGGCGCTGCGGCTCGCCGGGACGGAAGAGCGGATGGCGGCGGGCGCCGGATGA